GGCAAGCACGGGTCCACATGGACAAACATCTCCACCTGCTTCCCGAATGCCTCGTTGATCACCTCCTGGATGGCATCCACTTCGTCGTGGGCCTCCTGTACGCTCAGGTACCAGGGCAGGGTCAAGTGGCTATCGATATGCAGACGCGAACCAAACTTGATGGTCCGCAGCTTGTGGATGTCCACCCAGTTTTCGTGGCGGTGCTGATTGAGGATCTTCACGATCCGCTTGATCAGCTGGTAGTCGGCCTCGTCCATGATTCCGGCCAGCGATTGACGGAGAATGCCCACACCGATCCAGAGGATGTATCCCCCGAATCCCAGTGCCAAGACATTGTCCAGCCAGACCACCCCCGTCAAATAGACCAGCGCAATGCCGCCGAGGAGCCCCAACGAGGTCCACGCATCGGACTTGAGGTGCTTTCCGCTGGCACGCAAGGCCATCGAATCCACCCGATTGCCGCGCTGCTCGGCCAGATAGCCCAGCAGATAATTCACCGCACCGGCACCCGCTGTGATCCAGATCCCCAGATCCAGCCGTTGGAGTTCCTGTGGATGAATCAGGTTGTAGCCCGCCTTGACGACAATCCCCATACCGGCCAGTACGATCAATGCCCCCTCGATCGAGGCGGAGATGAATTCGATCTTGCCGTGCCCGTAGGGATGGTTCTCGTCCTCGGGCCGCGCAGCGTATACCAGACTGAAGAGCGCAAACGCCCCCGCGGAGACATTCACGATCGACTCCAATGCATCGGACAGGATGGCATTGGATTGGGTCAGGAAATAGGCGGCGAATTTACCCGCAAGCAGCAGGGTGCCCGCCACCAAGATCCACGCCTGATATCGGATGTTTTGCTGTTGTACCAAGTGATCTGTTTGATTTTCCCATACAACCGTATGAGGGTCATTGGGTTCAAGATTCACCGATTGGACCATTCCATCTTGGATATTCCTCCGAAAAGATCCCAATTGCCAAAATAACCATTGTCCCCGACATCACCCAAACGGGCAAGCCGAATAGGAGTAGGAAGAATCCCAGCATGAAGGCCCACAAGAGCGATTTGAGGAAGGGGGTCATCTCCGCCGGCAGGTAGTACAGGGCGCTGGATGTCAGGAGGAATACCGCCACTCCGAGCTGCAGATATTCCCACAGTCCCCAGATCGGGACACCGCCCCAACCCGCCACACATATTCCCACAAAATATTCCGGCACGAGCATCAGACCTCCGAATGCCGCATAGGCCAGCCATCGCCGTGCACGGCTGATCGGCAGGTTCCGCAGGAGGAAGAGCTGGCGATCTTCGGTCCCGCGCAGCAGGAAGGCCAAGATCGCCTGCCCGAAAGACAAGGTCCACCATACCAGCCGAAGTCCCTTCCCGGGCATCGGGTCCACCACTTCTCCCCACATCGCCAGTCCCAGCAACACCAGCACCGCCCCCTTGACCCAGAGTGTCACCCCCCGATGCTCAGCCCACATCATCCGAACATACATCCCCACGAATCCCACCCACCGCGGACGGGAAGACCGGGATCTCCAAATGCCCGGACGGGGGTGCCGGATTGCCCATGCCAAGGCCCATCCCGATACAAGCCACCCCAGCAGGATCAGACCCAAGAACAAGCTACCTTCCCATCTTCCCCCATTCACCCCA
Above is a genomic segment from Pontibacter sp. G13 containing:
- a CDS encoding cation diffusion facilitator family transporter, with protein sequence MVQQQNIRYQAWILVAGTLLLAGKFAAYFLTQSNAILSDALESIVNVSAGAFALFSLVYAARPEDENHPYGHGKIEFISASIEGALIVLAGMGIVVKAGYNLIHPQELQRLDLGIWITAGAGAVNYLLGYLAEQRGNRVDSMALRASGKHLKSDAWTSLGLLGGIALVYLTGVVWLDNVLALGFGGYILWIGVGILRQSLAGIMDEADYQLIKRIVKILNQHRHENWVDIHKLRTIKFGSRLHIDSHLTLPWYLSVQEAHDEVDAIQEVINEAFGKQVEMFVHVDPCLPSSCPICTKADCPQRKAEFQKRIEWRMRNLMADARHGLDPETPISSTYS